Proteins encoded within one genomic window of Lampris incognitus isolate fLamInc1 chromosome 1, fLamInc1.hap2, whole genome shotgun sequence:
- the LOC130123262 gene encoding natterin-3-like, with the protein MELSGLLLLVLLGLSSARLKDIVERSSQHRPISLLNPELEDRVPVLSDSRPVSGPLRPSSLEEEQQEQPSSFMFGDNINLQWLTWNGSLPNGAVAIYNGYTERTDYVCKYQCESGFYNPSLGTYCRYPYGDREYYAPEFEILANKDNFEFVEWIEDSYGSVPKYSVRTCPHVGIYVGKNKYGLGKVVPQFKAFFLPWEGDEYWYKTYQVLTINRDAYSQHISDVKYFIDEVKIFQYPPETMRISGVTNNECQPIVQTVTISKTTAVESTWNIGRSTMLGVTASITAKIPLIGSGGIELSGEKTLQFSKGTTLVETLSHSVSVELTVPPNHSCSVRMEGRKITADIPYTARLSRTYRNGETQWTSIAGTYDGVQIGEIRAVVDRCEPLADAKPCP; encoded by the exons ATGGAGCTGTCCGGCTTGCTGCTGCTGGTCCTGCTGGGCCTTTCCTCCGCCCGACTCAAGGACATCGTGGAGAGGAGCTCACAACACAGACCAA TCTCCCTGCTGAACCCAGAACTCGAGGACAGAGTTCCCGTACTGTCAGACAGCAGACCAGTGTCTGGACCCCTGAGACCATCTAGTCTtgaggaggagcagcaggagcagcctTCCTCCTTCATGTTTGGTGACAACATCAATCTCCAGTGGCTGACCTGGAATGGCTCGCTCCCCAACGGCGCCGTGGCTATTTACAACGGCTACACCGAACGCACAGACTACGTCTGCAAGTACCAGTGTGAGTCCGGCTTCTACAACCCCTCCCTGGGTACTTACTGCCGCTACCCCTATGGAGACCGTGAATACTACGCCCCCGAATTTGAGATCCTGGCCAACAAAGACAATTTTGAGTTCGTGGAGTGGATAGAAGACTCCTATGGCTCCGTGCCCAAATACTCTGTCAGGACATGTCCCCATGTGGGCATCTACGTGGGCAAGAACAAGTACGGACTTGGGAAGGTGGTCCCTCAGTTCAAGGCCTTCTTCCTGCCCTGGGAGGGCGATGAGTACTGGTACAAGACGTACCAGGTCCTTACCATTAACAGAGATGCCTACAGTCAGCATATCTCCGATGTCAAGTACTTCATCGACGAGGTAAAGATATTCCAGTACCCGCCGGAGACCATGCGCAtctcaggggtcaccaacaaTGAGTGCCAGCCGATTGTGCAGACGGTGACCATCTCCAAGACGACAGCGGTGGAGAGCACATGGAACATAGGCCGCTCCACCATGCTGGGTGTCACAGCCAGCATCACCGCCAAGATCCCACTCATCGGCTCCGGGGGCATCGAGCTCAGCGGCGAAAAGACACTGCAGTTCTCCAAGGGGACGACCCTGGTGGAGACGCTCAGCCACTCCGTTTCTGTGGAGCTCACCGTCCCACCAAACCACTCCTGCAGTGTCCGCATGGAGGGCCGCAAGATCACCGCCGACATCCCCTACACCGCGCGCCTCAGCCGCACCTACCGCAATGGAGAAACCCAGTGGACCTCCATCGCCGGCACCTACGACGGCGTCCAGATTGGCGAGATTCGTGCTGTGGTCGACCGCTGCGAGCCTTTGGC